One genomic segment of Roseovarius carneus includes these proteins:
- the eno gene encoding phosphopyruvate hydratase — MSTIIDIHAREILDSRGNPTVEVDVILEDGTMGRAAVPSGASTGAHEAVERRDGDAARYLGKGVLEAVEAVNGEITEALLGMDATEQVGIDMTMIELDGTPNKARLGANAILGVSLAAAKAAAAYCEQPLYRYVGGASARTLPVPMMNIINGGEHADNPIDIQEFMIMPISAANIREAVRMGAEVFHTLKKELTAAGLSTGIGDEGGFAPNIASTREALDFVLRSVEKAGYVPGEDICLALDCAATEYFKDGKYVLAGEGKTLSSEENATYLAALVNDYPIISIEDGMDEDDWDGWKMLTEALGDRCQLVGDDLFVTNPVRLADGITRGCANSMLVKVNQIGTLTETLQAVEMAHRARYTNVMSHRSGETEDATIADLAVATNCGQIKTGSLARSDRLAKYNQLIRIEEMLGESAIYAGRSILRS, encoded by the coding sequence ATGAGCACCATCATCGACATCCACGCCCGCGAAATCCTCGATAGCCGGGGCAACCCGACGGTGGAGGTGGACGTGATCCTTGAGGACGGCACAATGGGCCGTGCCGCCGTCCCGTCTGGTGCCTCAACCGGAGCGCATGAGGCGGTTGAGCGGCGCGACGGAGATGCGGCCCGCTATCTCGGCAAAGGCGTGCTGGAGGCGGTTGAGGCCGTGAACGGCGAGATTACCGAGGCGCTTCTGGGCATGGACGCGACCGAGCAGGTCGGTATTGATATGACGATGATTGAGCTGGACGGCACGCCCAACAAGGCGCGCCTCGGGGCCAATGCGATCCTCGGCGTGAGCCTTGCCGCGGCCAAGGCGGCGGCCGCATATTGTGAGCAACCGCTCTATCGCTATGTCGGTGGCGCCTCCGCGCGCACCCTGCCCGTGCCGATGATGAACATCATCAATGGCGGGGAACATGCTGATAACCCTATTGACATTCAAGAATTCATGATCATGCCGATCAGCGCGGCGAATATCCGCGAGGCTGTACGCATGGGGGCTGAAGTTTTCCATACCCTCAAAAAGGAGCTGACAGCGGCGGGCCTCAGCACCGGGATCGGCGATGAGGGTGGGTTCGCGCCCAACATCGCCTCCACCCGTGAAGCGCTTGATTTCGTGCTGCGCAGCGTGGAGAAGGCTGGCTATGTGCCAGGCGAAGATATCTGCCTGGCACTTGATTGTGCGGCGACGGAATACTTCAAGGATGGCAAATATGTGCTTGCTGGAGAAGGGAAAACCCTCAGCAGCGAAGAGAACGCCACCTATCTTGCCGCGCTGGTCAACGACTATCCGATCATCTCGATCGAGGACGGTATGGATGAAGATGATTGGGACGGCTGGAAGATGCTGACCGAAGCTCTGGGCGACCGGTGCCAGCTTGTGGGCGACGATCTCTTTGTGACCAACCCGGTGCGCCTTGCCGATGGGATCACGCGCGGTTGCGCCAACTCCATGCTGGTAAAAGTCAATCAAATCGGTACGTTGACGGAAACTCTTCAAGCGGTGGAGATGGCGCACCGCGCGCGCTACACCAACGTGATGTCCCACCGCTCGGGCGAGACGGAGGATGCCACCATCGCCGATCTGGCCGTGGCCACGAATTGCGGACAGATCAAGACCGGCAGCCTCGCGCGCTCCGACCGGCTGGCCAAGTATAACCAATTGATCCGTATCGAGGAAATGCTGGGCGAGAGCGCGATTTATGCGGGTCGGTCGATCCTGCGCAGCTAA
- the pgl gene encoding 6-phosphogluconolactonase: MNFIEYADAEMMAMDLANVLVGELGAVLRHQDRALLVVPGGSTPGPIFDSLCAANLDWARVDVLLSDERWRPEEHVRSNTRLIRERLLVGRAAAANLLPLYMKGRTPAEAAPQLAGRIAGHLPISVMLLGMGTDMHTASLFPRAPGLEAALDPHAPILVPVEMPDAPEPRISLSAAVLNGAMSKHIVITGAAKRRAIEAARGLHPREAPVAAILGDATVHWAEA; encoded by the coding sequence ATGAATTTCATTGAATACGCAGATGCCGAGATGATGGCGATGGATCTGGCCAATGTGCTGGTGGGTGAGTTGGGCGCGGTGCTGCGCCATCAGGACCGCGCGCTTTTGGTGGTGCCGGGGGGCAGCACGCCGGGGCCGATTTTCGACAGCTTATGTGCCGCCAATCTCGACTGGGCGCGCGTTGATGTTTTGCTCAGTGATGAGCGCTGGCGGCCCGAAGAGCATGTGCGCTCCAACACACGGCTGATCCGCGAGCGGCTTTTGGTGGGGCGGGCGGCGGCGGCCAATCTGTTGCCGCTCTACATGAAGGGGCGCACCCCTGCGGAGGCGGCGCCGCAGCTTGCGGGGCGGATCGCGGGGCATTTGCCGATCTCGGTGATGCTCTTGGGGATGGGCACGGATATGCACACGGCCTCGCTTTTTCCGCGCGCGCCGGGGCTTGAGGCCGCGCTTGATCCGCATGCGCCGATCCTTGTGCCTGTTGAGATGCCGGACGCGCCAGAGCCGCGGATCTCGCTCAGTGCGGCGGTGCTCAATGGGGCTATGTCCAAGCATATCGTGATCACCGGAGCGGCCAAGCGGCGCGCGATTGAGGCCGCGCGGGGCCTGCATCCGCGTGAAGCGCCTGTGGCCGCGATCTTGGGCGATGCGACCGTGCATTGGGCAGAGGCGTGA
- a CDS encoding HesB/IscA family protein yields the protein MNLPPTVTPRAFERLSEIGASDQGQALRVAVEGGGCSGFQYEIKLDAPDADDLILEGNGERVVVDQVSLPFLANAVIDFTEELIGARFVIENPNASSSCGCGTSFSM from the coding sequence ATGAACCTGCCCCCCACAGTGACCCCCCGCGCCTTTGAGCGTCTGAGCGAAATCGGCGCCTCCGATCAGGGGCAGGCCCTGCGCGTGGCGGTTGAGGGCGGCGGCTGTTCGGGGTTTCAGTATGAGATCAAGCTAGACGCGCCAGACGCGGATGATCTGATCCTTGAGGGCAATGGTGAGCGCGTCGTGGTTGATCAGGTATCGCTGCCATTTCTGGCCAATGCGGTGATTGACTTCACCGAAGAGCTTATCGGCGCGCGTTTCGTGATTGAGAACCCAAACGCCAGCAGCTCTTGCGGATGCGGGACATCCTTTTCGATGTAA
- a CDS encoding DMT family transporter, with the protein MIASDNLRGAALMTLAMAGFALEDTFLKILSGTLPIGQIFVMLGSGGAICFACLARLKGQAIFFTGALSRPVLIRNLGELIAAVGWLAAIALTPLSSAAAILQATPLAVTLGAALFMGAEVGWRRWAAILVGFLGVLMIIRPGLSGFEPASLFAVLGVIGLAIRDLATRAVPAHISSLQLSAHAFAIVVPVGALMLLVGGGGVMPTPLIWVNLAAALFFGVVAYYWIVGAMRVGEVAVVTPFRYTRLIFALLIGVLIFGERPDLMTLLGAGIIIASGLYTFLRERALGRRAATLI; encoded by the coding sequence ATGATCGCGTCAGACAATCTGCGCGGGGCGGCGCTTATGACGCTGGCCATGGCCGGATTTGCGCTTGAGGATACGTTTCTCAAAATCCTGTCGGGCACATTGCCCATCGGGCAGATTTTTGTGATGCTTGGCAGCGGCGGCGCGATCTGTTTTGCCTGCCTTGCGCGCCTCAAAGGGCAGGCTATTTTCTTCACAGGGGCGTTGTCACGCCCCGTTCTGATCCGCAACTTGGGCGAATTGATCGCCGCCGTGGGCTGGCTCGCAGCCATCGCCCTCACACCGCTTTCCTCCGCCGCCGCGATCCTTCAGGCGACGCCGCTCGCGGTCACACTGGGGGCGGCTCTCTTTATGGGGGCCGAGGTGGGTTGGCGGCGCTGGGCCGCGATCCTTGTGGGTTTTCTTGGGGTTTTGATGATCATCCGCCCCGGCCTGTCGGGATTTGAGCCTGCCTCGCTCTTTGCAGTGCTCGGTGTCATTGGTCTGGCGATCCGGGATCTGGCCACCCGTGCGGTCCCGGCGCATATCTCCTCGCTTCAGCTTTCGGCCCATGCGTTTGCCATCGTCGTTCCGGTCGGGGCGCTTATGCTGCTGGTGGGCGGCGGTGGCGTAATGCCCACCCCGCTGATCTGGGTCAATCTTGCCGCCGCATTGTTTTTCGGCGTCGTGGCCTATTACTGGATCGTAGGGGCCATGCGCGTGGGTGAAGTGGCCGTGGTCACGCCATTTCGCTACACGCGGCTCATCTTTGCGCTGCTCATTGGCGTACTGATTTTTGGTGAGCGCCCCGATCTGATGACCCTGCTTGGCGCGGGCATCATCATCGCCTCGGGCCTTTATACCTTCCTGCGCGAACGTGCGCTGGGCCGTCGCGCCGCCACTCTGATCTGA
- the pgi gene encoding glucose-6-phosphate isomerase, with product MSDMWEGLKAQAEAALARGITPLFEDAGRAEAFSIWADGMLFDYSKTHLDTAARAALLALVEESGVAARRAAMFSGAKINETEGRPVLHTALRGLSGGPVMVDGADVMPGVRETLARMRAFAEAVRGGRFQGAGGAITDVVNIGIGGSHLGPEMATRALGPFHDGPRCHFVSNVDGADIQGVLQEIDPETTLVIVASKTFTTVETMTNAETARVWMARARADTGAQFVALSSSEERAAAFGIPPERVFGFEDWVGGRYSLWGPIGLSLMIAIGPDAFEEMLRGGEVMDHHFRSAPMDANMPVMLALLGLWHSRACGFPTRAVLPYDQRLGRLPAYLQQLEMESNGKRVARDGTTLDGASGPIVWGEAGTNGQHAFYQLLHQGTQIVPCEFIVAAQGHEPDLPHHHRLLVANCLAQSEALMRGRSLDEARALMAASGLSGAALERHARHRVFPGGRPSSTLIYDRLTPYRLGQIVALYEHRVFVEGVILGINSFDQWGVELGKELAVELDPLMAGADAQHKDGSTQALLRFYRDKQG from the coding sequence GTGAGCGATATGTGGGAAGGGCTCAAAGCCCAGGCCGAGGCTGCGCTGGCGCGCGGTATCACGCCGCTCTTTGAGGATGCCGGGCGGGCCGAGGCGTTTTCGATCTGGGCGGATGGGATGCTCTTTGATTATTCCAAGACCCACCTCGATACGGCTGCGCGGGCCGCCTTGCTGGCGCTGGTAGAGGAGAGCGGTGTCGCGGCGCGGCGCGCGGCGATGTTCTCGGGTGCCAAAATCAACGAGACCGAAGGGCGCCCGGTGCTGCACACGGCCCTGCGCGGCCTCTCGGGCGGGCCTGTTATGGTGGACGGTGCGGATGTGATGCCGGGCGTGCGCGAGACGCTGGCGCGGATGCGCGCCTTTGCCGAGGCTGTGCGCGGCGGGCGGTTTCAAGGGGCGGGCGGGGCGATCACCGATGTGGTCAATATCGGGATTGGCGGCTCGCATCTTGGCCCTGAAATGGCGACGCGCGCGCTTGGCCCGTTTCACGATGGGCCGCGGTGCCATTTCGTGTCCAACGTGGATGGGGCCGACATTCAAGGCGTGCTGCAAGAGATTGATCCCGAAACAACTTTGGTAATCGTCGCCTCCAAGACATTCACCACGGTTGAGACGATGACCAATGCCGAAACCGCCCGTGTATGGATGGCGCGCGCGCGCGCGGATACGGGCGCGCAATTCGTGGCGCTATCCTCTTCTGAGGAACGGGCCGCCGCCTTTGGTATACCGCCCGAGCGGGTGTTTGGGTTTGAGGATTGGGTCGGCGGGCGCTATTCGCTCTGGGGGCCAATTGGGCTGTCGTTGATGATCGCCATCGGGCCGGACGCGTTTGAGGAGATGCTGCGTGGAGGCGAGGTGATGGACCACCATTTCCGCAGCGCGCCGATGGATGCGAACATGCCTGTGATGTTGGCGCTGCTTGGGCTTTGGCACAGCCGTGCGTGCGGGTTTCCGACCCGTGCCGTGCTGCCCTATGATCAACGGCTGGGGCGGCTTCCGGCCTATCTGCAACAGCTTGAGATGGAATCGAACGGCAAGCGCGTGGCGCGCGACGGGACCACCTTGGACGGGGCCAGCGGGCCTATTGTCTGGGGGGAGGCGGGCACCAATGGGCAGCACGCGTTCTACCAGCTTCTGCATCAAGGCACGCAGATCGTGCCTTGTGAATTTATCGTGGCTGCCCAAGGGCATGAGCCGGACTTGCCCCATCACCACAGGCTTCTTGTGGCCAATTGCCTTGCGCAATCCGAGGCGCTGATGCGCGGACGCAGCCTTGACGAGGCGCGCGCATTAATGGCCGCAAGCGGGCTGAGCGGGGCAGCCCTTGAGCGGCACGCGCGCCACCGGGTCTTTCCGGGCGGGCGGCCCTCCAGCACGCTGATCTATGACCGGCTTACGCCCTATCGGTTGGGGCAGATTGTGGCGCTTTATGAGCACCGTGTTTTTGTCGAGGGCGTGATCCTAGGGATCAATTCGTTTGATCAATGGGGGGTCGAGCTGGGCAAGGAATTGGCGGTTGAGCTGGACCCTTTGATGGCGGGTGCGGACGCGCAGCACAAGGATGGCTCAACTCAAGCCCTGTTGCGGTTCTACCGCGACAAACAAGGCTGA
- a CDS encoding DMT family transporter, with product MIVARYGLIAGVAMTALYTLLIASADGITKMFAATYAAPQLFALSGAIVALLALTAGRLSPARRGMRTKCPRAMAVRSAATVLGAVCFFYAFRLLPFAEVFLFIALIPLFTGLLSGPVLNEPVRPQAWAALMLGLVGLLCLAPEGLSSVQVGHGVALAAVLLGTVSMMASRYIGTRDDNLLPQVFYPNLALAIIMAAALPFVWQPMGMADFGLACLYAGLLFGARWVLVAAFKAMPAYVVTPLMNLQFIWMVVIGAVVFGEVPGMVVFLGAGLVITAGAWLVYDQAAPHIAVRRAERKAATLAAE from the coding sequence ATGATCGTGGCGCGCTATGGTCTGATCGCCGGGGTGGCGATGACGGCGCTTTATACGCTGCTTATCGCCTCCGCTGATGGGATCACCAAGATGTTCGCGGCGACCTACGCAGCCCCTCAGCTTTTTGCCCTTTCCGGTGCAATTGTCGCGCTCCTCGCGCTGACTGCCGGACGTCTGAGCCCGGCGCGGCGCGGGATGCGCACCAAATGCCCGCGCGCCATGGCCGTGCGTAGCGCCGCGACCGTCCTTGGGGCGGTGTGTTTCTTTTATGCCTTCCGCCTTTTGCCCTTTGCCGAAGTGTTTCTCTTTATCGCCTTGATCCCGCTCTTCACGGGGCTTTTGAGCGGCCCGGTGCTGAATGAGCCTGTGCGCCCGCAAGCATGGGCTGCCTTGATGCTCGGCCTTGTGGGGCTTTTGTGCCTCGCGCCGGAGGGGCTCAGCTCGGTTCAGGTGGGGCATGGCGTGGCGTTGGCTGCGGTGCTTTTGGGCACGGTGTCGATGATGGCCTCTCGGTATATCGGCACCCGCGACGACAATCTTCTGCCGCAGGTTTTTTATCCCAATCTCGCGCTCGCCATCATCATGGCTGCGGCGCTCCCGTTTGTCTGGCAGCCGATGGGCATGGCCGATTTCGGCTTGGCCTGTCTCTATGCGGGGCTGCTATTTGGCGCGCGCTGGGTTCTGGTGGCGGCGTTCAAGGCGATGCCCGCCTATGTGGTCACGCCGCTCATGAACCTGCAGTTCATCTGGATGGTGGTGATTGGCGCGGTTGTCTTTGGAGAGGTGCCTGGGATGGTGGTGTTTCTCGGCGCGGGTCTTGTGATCACGGCGGGGGCTTGGCTCGTCTACGATCAGGCCGCACCGCATATCGCGGTGCGCCGGGCCGAGCGTAAGGCGGCCACATTAGCGGCAGAGTAA
- a CDS encoding DUF6902 family protein, with the protein MHNIVQLNIPFRQHSKAARQAALLSTFAHARRSKDDVFWLKENAEMLNILQSTGQKLGREALSTFDAFYDQIETRVEFFPQYYRFLLSICLDLEDLGMPGSKGAALTAWAAEQRLAEAELSDLQRAEARRLCARRGVEALPQDHALEARLRQFAGRAETFALPNKKAAYELTHIVFYLSEYGTHDPQICAAIHQSLLFAGTLAFLDYNADLLAEICIALCFARKAPPPPWELWLTQQLNCFRLSSRNNAGLQDDYHEYLMLNWFLDQSGHDGFAAQVPLGRVTFSRVRPQIGPLRELSETMYAMGAHRSDDWEVMREAVSNRVSDQTQAALMAAEASTAEFGAFFAGFARVGLHSSPTPQEALA; encoded by the coding sequence ATGCACAACATCGTCCAACTGAACATCCCGTTTCGCCAACACAGCAAGGCCGCCCGTCAAGCAGCCCTGCTGAGCACCTTCGCCCATGCCCGCCGCAGCAAGGATGATGTTTTCTGGCTCAAGGAAAACGCCGAAATGCTCAACATCCTTCAAAGTACCGGGCAAAAACTGGGGCGGGAGGCGCTCTCGACCTTTGATGCGTTTTACGATCAGATCGAGACGCGTGTGGAGTTTTTCCCGCAATATTACCGCTTCTTACTGTCGATCTGTCTCGATCTGGAAGATCTCGGGATGCCTGGTTCCAAAGGGGCCGCGCTGACCGCTTGGGCCGCAGAGCAGAGGCTTGCGGAGGCCGAGCTTTCAGATCTGCAACGGGCCGAGGCGCGGCGTCTTTGTGCGCGCCGGGGCGTTGAGGCCTTGCCGCAGGACCACGCGCTTGAGGCGCGGCTGCGCCAGTTTGCGGGCCGTGCAGAGACATTCGCGCTGCCCAACAAGAAGGCGGCATATGAGCTTACGCATATCGTTTTCTACCTGTCGGAATATGGCACGCATGATCCGCAGATTTGCGCCGCCATTCACCAGAGCCTTCTCTTCGCCGGAACGCTCGCGTTTCTGGATTATAACGCCGACCTTCTGGCCGAGATTTGCATCGCCCTCTGTTTTGCGCGCAAGGCCCCGCCACCCCCTTGGGAATTGTGGCTGACACAGCAGTTGAACTGCTTTAGGCTCTCGTCACGTAACAACGCAGGGTTGCAGGATGACTATCACGAATATCTTATGCTGAATTGGTTTTTGGATCAGTCTGGCCATGATGGATTTGCAGCACAAGTGCCGTTGGGTCGCGTGACGTTTTCGCGTGTGCGCCCGCAAATAGGCCCACTGCGTGAACTCTCCGAGACAATGTATGCGATGGGCGCGCACCGGTCGGATGATTGGGAGGTGATGCGCGAGGCCGTGTCGAACCGTGTGTCGGATCAGACGCAGGCAGCTTTGATGGCAGCCGAAGCGTCAACGGCTGAGTTTGGGGCGTTTTTCGCCGGGTTCGCACGGGTGGGGTTGCATTCCAGCCCGACACCACAGGAGGCCTTGGCATGA
- a CDS encoding DUF6749 family protein — protein MSAQLKEENMITSTATETASDFGASLFDGGSVEAFTSSLGPAMSGAAETGEGLEMFTSSLAPNATHIASGDVTGAFTSSLIAQGSSVSAGEATEAFTSSLSPATTAKLSDGDAVQAFTSSLAPRAVAGEATGAFTSSLVMATAKADDGDATEIFTSSL, from the coding sequence ATGTCCGCACAACTTAAAGAAGAAAATATGATCACATCCACCGCAACCGAGACGGCGTCCGATTTTGGTGCGAGCCTGTTTGATGGTGGCTCCGTGGAGGCGTTCACCTCCTCGCTTGGCCCGGCCATGTCGGGCGCGGCTGAGACTGGCGAAGGACTTGAGATGTTCACCTCGTCGTTGGCGCCAAATGCGACCCATATCGCATCGGGCGACGTGACCGGCGCGTTCACCTCTTCGTTGATCGCGCAAGGCTCCAGCGTCTCTGCGGGTGAGGCGACAGAGGCGTTTACCTCCTCGCTCAGCCCTGCGACCACGGCAAAGCTCTCGGATGGGGATGCGGTTCAGGCCTTCACCTCGTCGCTGGCGCCACGTGCGGTGGCCGGTGAGGCAACTGGGGCTTTCACCTCGTCGCTGGTGATGGCTACGGCTAAGGCGGATGATGGCGATGCGACTGAAATCTTCACGTCCAGCCTCTAA
- the xth gene encoding exodeoxyribonuclease III has product MKIASFNINGIKARINALPAWLDEAAPDVALLQEIKSVDEGFPRELFEDRGYTVETHGQKGFNGVAILSKLPLEDVTRGLPGDDSDEQARWIEATVMGDTPVRVCGLYLPNGNPAPGPKYDYKLAWMERLHARAEALLALEEPFLMAGDYNIIPQDEDAKRPEVWQEDALARPESRAAFRRLMALGFTEAFRARTQGPGHYTFWDYQAGAWNRDDGIRIDHFLLSPACADLLEDCQIDKMTRAGDKPSDHVPIWVKLRA; this is encoded by the coding sequence ATGAAGATCGCGAGTTTCAACATCAATGGCATCAAGGCCCGCATCAACGCCCTGCCCGCTTGGCTGGATGAGGCCGCCCCAGACGTGGCCCTACTTCAGGAAATCAAATCCGTAGACGAGGGTTTCCCCCGCGAACTTTTCGAGGATCGCGGATACACGGTCGAGACACATGGGCAGAAGGGCTTCAACGGCGTCGCAATTCTCAGCAAGCTGCCGCTGGAAGATGTGACACGCGGCCTGCCCGGCGACGACAGTGACGAACAGGCCCGCTGGATTGAGGCCACTGTGATGGGCGACACGCCGGTGCGCGTCTGTGGTCTTTACCTACCAAACGGGAACCCCGCACCAGGGCCGAAATACGACTACAAGCTCGCATGGATGGAGCGTCTGCACGCCCGCGCCGAGGCCCTTTTGGCGCTGGAGGAACCTTTCTTGATGGCTGGAGATTATAATATCATCCCGCAAGATGAGGATGCCAAGCGCCCCGAGGTCTGGCAAGAGGACGCCCTCGCCCGTCCCGAAAGCCGCGCGGCTTTCCGCCGTCTCATGGCGCTGGGCTTCACCGAGGCGTTCCGGGCCCGCACCCAAGGGCCGGGCCACTATACGTTCTGGGATTACCAGGCCGGCGCATGGAACCGCGATGACGGCATCCGCATTGATCATTTCCTGCTCAGCCCCGCCTGCGCCGATCTGCTAGAAGATTGCCAAATCGACAAGATGACCCGCGCGGGTGACAAACCATCGGATCACGTGCCGATCTGGGTGAAGCTCAGGGCATGA
- a CDS encoding deoxyguanosinetriphosphate triphosphohydrolase produces MVQPTAPIACDPAQTRGRRVCEEESAHRSCFQRDRDRIIHSSAFRRLKHKTQVFVAHEGDYFRTRLTHSIEVAQVARTISGALGLNGELTEAVALAHDLGHTPFGHTGEDALAALMAPYGGFDHNAQAIRIVTRLERHYARFDGLNLTWETLEGLAKHNGPVTGVLPEALAEYNALHDLELHTHASAEAQVAALADDIAYNNHDLHDGLRAGLFSEQEVSALPILGACYAEVDAAHPGLDPYRRRHEALRRVFGVMVGDVIDTSRALIAEAGVADAQAVRHLGRPLVQFSPALWRDLREIRAFLFARMYRAPVIMEMRETATRTVAELFPFYMERPALLPRRWQADVAAAEGAPALARLVSDYIAGMTDRFALAEHARHLGGPGGAGSWAGVAVPAPH; encoded by the coding sequence ATGGTCCAGCCAACAGCCCCCATCGCCTGCGATCCGGCCCAGACACGTGGGCGCCGCGTTTGCGAAGAGGAAAGCGCGCATCGCTCGTGCTTTCAGCGTGACCGTGACCGGATCATCCATTCCAGCGCCTTTCGCAGGCTCAAGCACAAGACGCAGGTGTTTGTGGCCCATGAGGGCGATTATTTCCGCACGCGGCTGACCCATTCCATCGAGGTGGCGCAGGTGGCGCGCACCATTTCAGGCGCGCTTGGCCTGAATGGCGAGTTGACCGAGGCGGTCGCACTCGCCCATGATCTTGGGCACACGCCCTTTGGCCATACGGGCGAGGATGCGCTTGCGGCTCTGATGGCACCGTATGGCGGTTTTGATCACAACGCCCAAGCGATCCGCATCGTGACCCGGCTGGAGCGGCATTACGCGCGGTTCGACGGGCTGAACCTCACTTGGGAAACGCTTGAGGGGCTGGCCAAGCATAACGGGCCGGTCACGGGCGTATTGCCCGAGGCATTGGCCGAGTATAACGCGCTGCATGATCTGGAGTTGCACACCCATGCCAGCGCCGAAGCGCAGGTGGCGGCCTTGGCCGATGACATTGCCTATAACAACCACGATCTGCATGACGGGCTGCGCGCGGGGCTGTTCTCTGAGCAAGAGGTCAGCGCGCTGCCCATCCTCGGCGCGTGCTACGCCGAGGTGGACGCGGCCCATCCCGGCCTTGATCCTTATCGGCGCAGGCATGAGGCTTTGCGCCGGGTCTTTGGCGTGATGGTGGGCGATGTGATCGACACATCGCGCGCCCTGATCGCCGAGGCGGGCGTTGCGGATGCGCAGGCCGTGCGGCATCTGGGCCGCCCCTTGGTGCAGTTCTCGCCCGCGCTCTGGCGCGATCTGCGCGAGATCCGCGCGTTTCTTTTCGCGCGCATGTACCGCGCGCCGGTGATCATGGAAATGCGTGAGACAGCCACGCGCACTGTGGCGGAGCTTTTCCCGTTCTATATGGAGCGCCCCGCGCTTTTGCCGCGCCGCTGGCAGGCGGATGTGGCGGCGGCAGAGGGCGCGCCCGCTCTGGCGCGGCTGGTGAGCGACTATATCGCGGGGATGACCGACCGCTTTGCGCTGGCCGAACATGCACGCCATCTGGGCGGGCCGGGCGGTGCGGGATCATGGGCTGGCGTGGCTGTGCCTGCGCCGCATTGA